A stretch of the Massilia varians genome encodes the following:
- a CDS encoding transposase: protein MARLPRLVIPNQPHHVIQRGNNRQPIFHEEEDYRRFLGWLKEAARFYEVAIHAYVLMPNHLHLLATPSNESGLALMMQKVGRFYVPWFNQKYARTGGLFEGRFRTSLVDTEHYFLVCSRYIELNPLRAGLVAAPLDYPWSSYAHHAGARSDALVTDHLLYWGLGNTPFQREAAYTELVMQGIPQEEVDFLTASVLKNQPLGSDAFKAELERRTKRQILPAKRGRPFREPIPPPPQA from the coding sequence ATGGCACGCCTTCCCCGACTCGTCATCCCGAACCAGCCGCACCACGTCATCCAGCGCGGCAACAACCGCCAGCCGATCTTCCATGAAGAGGAGGATTATCGGCGCTTCCTCGGCTGGCTGAAGGAAGCGGCGCGTTTTTACGAGGTGGCGATCCACGCCTATGTGCTGATGCCGAACCACCTCCACCTGCTGGCCACGCCTTCCAACGAGTCCGGGCTGGCGCTGATGATGCAGAAGGTTGGCCGCTTCTACGTCCCCTGGTTCAATCAGAAGTACGCGCGCACGGGCGGCCTGTTCGAAGGGCGCTTCCGCACCTCGCTGGTCGATACCGAGCATTATTTCCTGGTCTGCAGCCGCTACATCGAACTCAATCCGCTGCGGGCCGGGCTGGTGGCGGCGCCGCTGGACTATCCGTGGTCGAGCTACGCCCACCACGCCGGCGCGCGCAGCGACGCCCTCGTCACCGACCACCTGCTCTACTGGGGCCTGGGCAACACGCCCTTCCAGCGCGAAGCGGCCTACACCGAACTAGTCATGCAGGGCATTCCCCAGGAAGAAGTCGATTTCCTCACCGCCTCGGTGCTGAAGAACCAGCCCCTGGGTTCGGATGCCTTCAAGGCCGAGCTCGAGCGCCGGACCAAGCGCCAGATCCTGCCGGCCAAGCGCGGGCGGCCGTTCCGGGAGCCGATCCCGCCGCCTCCGCAAGCATAA